Below is a genomic region from Nitrospira sp..
CGATGGATCCGACCCTGAAGTGGTCGCAGTTCCGCCTGGCATTCGAGACGTCCGGCCTCAGCAAAAAGCACCGTGGCATCATCGCCGGGTTGGCCCGCGACCGGGCAGCCGTCGATCTCCCGGCGGAGTACGACCAGCTCCTGACCCTCTTCACGTCCTGACAGAATCCTCGGCTACGTCCCGCAGTTCGCCGTACACCTTCATTAGGCGACTGTTTTCCAGCCGGTAGGAAAACACCACCGTCACGGCGCCGAAGGCGATGACGAGCAGGCCGATTCCGAGAATGCCCGTCCCCATGAGCAAACCGGCGAGGGAATTCAATCCGCCCTGCAGCGCATAGATCACCAGAAATGACGCGGTTCCGAGGCTCACGAGCAGAAACCAGAGCAGGGTGATGATGGCGGACGACCAGGGAATTCGCTTGACGCAAACCGCGGTGCACTGCGGGACCTCGGAGGACAGATGAATCAGGCCTTTCAAAGGCCAAGCAGTACGGAAACTCATGGAAAACAGATGGTATTGCGGACGGATGGCGATCTGACCCAGCTCGGGATAATACCGGGCGATTCCGTGCGGGAGCGAGAGCAGTCCGTTCGCATTGAACCGCTGGCTGAGCCGAACGACTCGATCCGCGGGAAACCGATCCAGACTACGCGCGATCCCGCAGCCGTAGCGGATGGCATCGGGCGTCAACCGGATGAAGTAAAGCCAGTCTCCAAGGATCAATCCGAAGCAAAGCACCCCGGCGAAGAGGCCAGCCAGCACCATGGACCGTACCTATCCCACAGCGTTCGCGGTCGAATCAAGTCCGGGGAACCGCCGACTGCAGATTGGATAATTGGATGATCAGACGACCGGGTGGCCGGCTCCCAGCGAAGATTGTGTTGACTCAATCGCGGGAGTTGGATATGGTACGCCTGCTTTGATTCAGGCGGGTCCCTCGCTACATTTTCCAGGCGCTCCGCCGTCATAACGACAGACTCCACTGAATTCCGATGCAATCGCCTCCTGCCCCAGAAGTGGGCAGGACGCGTGATGTCTGGGTTGGAGGAACTATGGATTTGCATAAGATCGAGCGGGTGTATACGTCCTACGCCGGAGTCTACGATAGGATTTTCGGAAAAGTATTCCACGAAGGACGTGAATCCGCCATCCGCAACCTGAATGTCCAGCCGCACGAACGCATTCTCGAAGTCGGCGTCGGAACCGGCCTGGCCCTCCCCATGTATCCTCGTCACTGTCAGATCGTCGGTATCGATTTTTCGGAAGGCATGTTGGATGTCGCGAAGAAGCGGGCCCTCGAACACCACATGGACCATGTCACCCTGCACCGCATGGACGCCGGCGCCATGGAATTCGAGGACGACAGTTTTGATACCGTCGTCGCCGCCTACGTGGTGACCGCCGTTCCCGATCATCGAAAACTGGTCAATGAAATGATTCGCGTCTGCCGACCCGGCGGGCGCATCATCATGCTCAATCATTTCAGCAACGGCAACAAGGTGATTGCGGCGGTGGAAAAGGTCATTTCGCCGTTGACCAAGCACCTCGGATGGCGCACGGATCTGGCCCTGCACACGGTACTGGAAGGCACGAATCTCCACGTCACCCGCAAGCAGAACGTCAATCCACTTCACTTCTGGGCATTGGTGGAATGTGTGAACCGGAAGCATGAGAGCGGCATGACCCACATCAACGGAACGACGATCTTCTCACACAACGAAAGTCACGCGACAGGGCATACCAGCGAGGAAGCCCTTGCCTGACCCGGTCGGCCGCCCGACAACGTACCGCCGCTCACGAATTCTCCTCTTCGATCTGCTCTGTCGCTGCCCAACGCCGGTGCTCCAACGATTTCCAATTTAGCCAATCGCCGCCCGGGATGATCGTGTTACCCACGAGGCATCGGCCGGAGAAATGCCGCGCGAGCAGATCCGCCGCACAGGAAAGGATCCGGCAGGCAGCTCGGCTTTCCGTTCCCGCCATGTGCAGCACGATTCCAAATCCCGGACCGTCGATCGGGCCGTACAGCATGGCGTGAACGCGACCGCAATTGGTCTGCTCCTGCCCAACATCCGGCAACAAGTCCCCTTCCCACTGAACGGTCCCCAGCCGCCGGCTCGACGCCTTGCTCTTCTTCCAGGTGCAAGGCAAACCGGACCCATCCAATCCCTTCAGGAGCCATTCCACCGTCGGCCAATCCGCGACCGGACTTTGAAACGTCCATTGCGCCGGTTGGTCACGAACGACCTCGTCGCGAAACGGGGCCGCCACTTCTTCAAACTGAGCTTCATCGCACACGACGTACAGTTCGCCCTGCGGGTCGAACCAAAACCGCAATTTCCCGGCGGTGCATTCCGCCTGGATCACGCTGAGGGACGAGCAGTCCGCTCCTTCCTGCTCAAAAATCGAAAAGTCGGTCACCCCCATCATGGTCAGCCTCGCCACGCGTTCCATCTGGCGAAGCCGATAGCGCACCATGACCGTGACAGTGGTATCGGTCAACACGTCCCGCGCGGATCTCTCGTCGAAGAGCCGTCTCTTGGACATCTGGACGTCCGTGACGTAGCCGCCCCGGAACCCACCCGTATGGCCCAGGAGCCAACGAAGGTCTTCAAGATGTTTGATGTGTTGCTTCACCACACGAATTGTAGCGCAGTCCAGGTCGGGCGGCTAGCGCGGAGCGAGATCGGGATGAGCGGTCTTGACATTTCGCTTGGGGTCGTCCGTCTGGAAGCAGGCACCTTACCACGACACAAAATCGGCTTGTTATTCACCAGCGTTGACGGACTTCTTTCAACAGTTCGCGAGTCACACTCTGCGCTAAGTCCCACGGCTTTCTCGGATCCGTAGAAAATTCAGCCAGAACCATCTGCCGCTTCAGGAAATCCGTCACTTCTTCTCGTAAGGCCGTGTGATGATCGAGCGCCCGATAAGCCATTTCCAATCGCAGAAATGCATTGTTCAAATAGTATCCTACAGTCCAAAAACGGGCTTCGCGCTCTTGTGAATAAGTGATGGCATTGTCTTTGACGACGATGCTCAAGAATTTCTTTGCATGGCTGGCGTGTTCTTGCCAATCACGGGGACTTTCGGCGAGAAAGGCCGCACGCCAGAGAGAAAACGTCGCGCCGACCAGCAACTGGAGGACCGTACCGGGTTTCGAGCCGGCCGAAGGCGCTTCCGGAAATTCTTTCCAGAGTTCGAGTAAGAGGGCTTGGATCGTCGAACGATTGCGAACCAACCACTCCAGATCATGCTCTTGCAAGACCCACCTCAAATCGCCCATAACTCAGGGGACAGACCGTACGTGTGCGTGAAGCGACTCTCGCAGTTGGCGGCACTACCCGAACGATGACCTTGCTCATTGGTCGGAGAGCCTAATTCGATTGTCCGGAGGTGTCAATGCGTGCCGTCTGCTTGCAACATGTCCCGTTTGAAGGCCCGGGCGCCTTTGAACAATCCCTCGCCAGGCGAGGCGTGAACCCGGAACGCCATCTTGTGCCTCAAGATGGTCTGCCGAAGGATTCCGGCGACTTGCTGATCGTGATGGGCGGACCGATGTCGGTCAATGACTCCGATCCCTGGATTGCAGAGGAAGCCGCCTTCGTCCGAAAGGTGCTCCTTGCCGGCAAGCCGGTGGTCGGTGTCTGTTTGGGAAGCCAGTTCATGGCCAAGGCGCTCGGAGCGACGGTCCGACCGGGCAAGGCATTGGAAATCGGCATGACGCCTATTCGACTCAGGCCTGAGGCGAAGTCTGATCCCGTCTTCCGGGCCCTGCCGGACTCGTTTGAGGTCTTCGAATGGCACGGAGAGATCTTCGACCTACCGAACGGCTGTACCCCGTTGGCGGCCTCTGATCTCGCGCCCCTGCAAGCCTTCCGGTACGGATCCCACGGCTATGGGCTCCTGTTTCATCTGGAGATGGAACAGGCGGGAATCGATTCCCTGTGTCGCGAGTGCGCCTCGGATCTGATTCGGGCCGGGCTGACGGTCCAACAGGTCACGGCCACAGCGATGCCGCACCTTCCCACCCTGCACCGGTTTGCGGATAGTCTGATCGACGCATTGCTCCGTTCTGCACGTTGATTGCCGGATCATTCCTCTAGTAGTCTAGGGAGTTCATTTTTGCCTGTGACTTCTATCCCGCCAAAAAAGGAGAGCATCAGCAATGGCTGGTTTCCCGATCGAAGTGGCCAATCGTATTAAAACACTCCCCCCGTATCTCTTTGCCGCGATCGATAAAATGAAACAAGAGGCGATGGCGCGCGGCGTGGACATCATCAATCTCGGCATCGGCGACCCGGACCTGCCGACGCCCGGGCCCATTATCGACAGTCTCGCGCAGGCCGCCAAGAATCCGAAGCACCACCAATATCCTTCCTACGAGGGCATGCCGACCTTTCGGAAGGCCGTCGCAGATTGGTACAAGCGGCGCTTCAATGTTTCCCTCGATCCGGCCAATGAAGTCCTCACCCTGATCGGCTCCAAAGAAGGGATCGGACACATCCACCTCGCCTTCGTCGATCCCGGCGATGTGGTCTTGGTACCAAGCCCCGGCTATCCGGTCTATCCGGTCGGGACCAGTTTCTCAGGCGGTGTTTCACACATCATGCCCTTGATGAAAACCAACGGCTTCCTGCCGGATCTGAGCGCGATCCCGAAGGCCGTCGCCAAGAAAGCCAAGCTGATGTGGCTGAACAGCCCGAACAATCCCACCTCCGTCATCATGACCAAAGACTATTTCAAGCGCGTCGTCGAGTTTGCGCAGGAACACCACGTCATCGTCTGTCACGACGCGGCCTACTCGGAAATCTTCTACGACGGGAAAAGGCCCTCGAGCTTCCTCGAGGTCGACGGTGCGAAGGATGTGGGCGTGGAGTTTCACTCGCTCTCAAAGACCTACAACATGACCGGCTGGCGCATTGGCTTTGCGGTCGGCAACAAGGATATTTTGGCCGGGCTCGGGAAGGTGAAGAGCAATCTGGATTCCGGCGTATTCGAGGCCGTGCAGGCGGCCGGCATCACGGCCTTGGGATTGGACGATTCCGTGACCGACTCGCTCAGGAGGATCTATCAGGAGCGGCGGGACACGTTGGTTCCCGGTCTGCAAGCGCTCGGGCTCGAGGTCAGTCCACCTCCAGCCGCTTTTTACGTCTGGGTGGGGGTGCCGAAGGGATACACCTCCGCGTCGTTCACGGCCCATCTGCTGGAGGAGGCCGGCATCGTCACGACACCCGGCAACGGTTTCGGGGCACCAGGAGAAGGCTATATCCGAATGACCGTCTGCACGTCGAAAGAGCGGTTGGCAGAGGCAGTGGAACGGGTGAAAAAGCTGTAAGCGTTGAGTTTTGAGGGTTAGTTTCATGAAACTCAAAATTCACAACTCGAAACTCAAAACTGTTTGAATGAGCGAAACGGTCTACATCGGCTTCGGGTCCAATGTCGGAGACCGGATCGGCTTTTGCGAGCGCGCCGTGACCCTGTTGAGCTTGTTGCCGCACAGCCGTGTATCCGGCGTGTCCCTGCTGTATGAAACGGAGCCGGTGCGCGACGGCGCGAATCCCGGAGACGGCTGGTTCTTGAACGGAGTGGTGCAGCTCGAAACAGAGATCGCGCCGCAAAGCCTGCTCTCGATCCTCCGAGAAATCGAACGATCGCTGGGGCGCGACGAGGAGGACCGCGCCGGCCCCCGCACCATCGACCTCGATCTGCTGTTCTACGGTGAACGCAGCATCGACGAGCCGGGTTTGACGGTCCCCCATCCGCGGCTTCACCAGCGGCGGTTCGTATTGATGCCCCTCAACGAGCTGGACCCGCTTCTCGTCCATCCGACGATAGGACGGACCGTCAGCCGACTGCTGGCCGACGTCACGGATTCGTCCGAGGTCCGCCTGCTGTTTCCTCAGCCGTCCACCCGATACGGGTCGCGGCCCTCGTGCAGTCCCCCTCCAGGCTCATGAAGATCATCCGTACCCCCCATGCGATGACCCTGTGGAGCAATCGCCTTCGCCGAGAGGGCGTGACGATCGGATTCGTCCCCACGATGGGGGCACTCCACGAGGGGCACCGAGCCTTGATCCGCGCCGCAAGGTTGCGATGCGATGCCCTGGCCGTGAGCATTTTCGTGAATCCGACTCAGTTCGGGCCGCAAGAAGACCTGTCGCGCTATCCTCGTCCAATCACCCGGGACCATCGGTTATGCAGAACGGAGGGAGTGGACGTCTGTTTCGAGCCGACTCCCTCGGAAATGTATCCGGAGGGATTCCAAAGCTCGGTCACGGTGCCGAAGCTGGCTGGGCGTTGGGAGGGGGCGGCTCGGCCGCACCACTTCGAGGGGGTCGCCACGGTCCTGGTGAAACTGTTCAGCATCGTTCGTCCCCATCACGCGGTCTTCGGTCAGAAAGATTTCCAGCAGGCAGCGCTCGTACGTCGGCTCATTGTCGATCTGAACCTGGCCATCGACCTCGAGGTTCATCCCACGGTGCGAGAACCTGACGGACTGGCCATGAGTTCCCGCAACGTCTACCTGTCTCCGGATCATCGCCGCCGCGCGTCGATTCTCTACCGGGCATTGTCGGCCGGGCGTCAGGCCATTCTGAACGGCGTGCGTAACGGCCGACGCATTGAACGCATCATGAGGCAGGTGATGGCGGAAGATCGGACCGTTCGGCCGGAGTATCTGGCGGTCTGCGATGCCGCGTCTCTCGACACCCTCGCGACGGTCGCCGGTTCGGCCGTCCTCTTGGGCGCGGCACGGATCGGCCGGATCAGGCTGATCGATAACGTCACGGTCGTGGCTCCACCGGCACGACCGAACCGGAAGCACTCACGAATCCGTGTGACGCACGTTACACGTTCATCATCGGATTGGTCTGACTGACCAACAGCCCGAGCACGACCTGGCTCAAACGCTGCTTGTCAACCTGATCGACCTCCAGAAACCGCAGCCCCACCGACTCGGGGTGGACTGAGCAAACCATCGCCGTTTCGATTCTGATCTCGTCGTTCTCCGATGTCGGCCTCAGCACCAATTCCACGAACGCACCTTTGGCCAGTCCGGTTCCCGTCAGCGTACATCCGGCCATTGAAATGTCGGTAATACGGTTGACGAACGGCGACTGCCGTTCGTCAAGAACTTGCGCTTCGATGGATGCGGGGAGGCGCTTAAACTCTCTGCGATCAAATGCCTGCGTGTTCGGGCGTGTGCCCGGATAAAATGCACGGAACCGGTTCGTACAAAGTTGGCATCGGAAGGGAAGCATGTTGAAGCGGCCCAGCAGACGCTCGACCGTTCCTTCCTGCGAAGCGACTCGAACAAACGGTGTGCCGCAATTTGGGCAACACAGGGACTTCATCCCGGTCAACCGGCCTCCTCGACAGTCATTGCGCGGTTACTGCAGTTTCTCCTCCGCTCTGAGGTCCTCCAGGATCGGACCGATGTGGGCGGGCGAATAGGTAGACGGCTTGATCCACTTTCCATCCTCTCGCTTGTGGCCCCCGACCTTGCTCATGTTCGATCGGTGGACTTCGCGAAACACCGGATCCATGTCGATACCGTACGACACGGCGGTGCCGTAGACCACGTACAACAGATCCGCCAACTCCTTGGCGACCGCCGCCAGGTCGTCGCTATCCATCGCCTCCCGCAGCTCATTGAACTCTTCCTGGATCAGACGAATGCGCAGCCGCCGAGTGTCGTCGCCGACCGCTGTGGGCACCGGATTGCAGACGATGTCGAACAGGCGATGAAACGCTTCCACCATGGCTTGTGCGTCGTGCATGGGTTCGTCCTTATTCATCATGCGGCACTGTCCGGCGCGGGACGACTTCCATCGGCCCCAGCAGGGGAATATCCTTGTCCGACGCAACCCCCAGCTCCTTGAACCGACGCGCCGCGGGCAGGATCCTCGTTTCCAGAGAGCCGACCGCCTTGTTATATGCCGTCACGCCCCGGCCCAATGCTTGTCCGACGTCGTTCAGATGCTCGGCCAGCACAGCCATTCGCTCATACAGATCCTTGCCGAGGCGTCCCGCTTCTTCGGCGTGCGCGGTGAGCCGCTCCTGCCGCCAGCCGTATGCAACCGCCCGCAGCAGCGCCATCAGCGTCGTCGGAGTCGCCAACACCACGCCTTGCGCGAACCCGTCCTCGATGAGTCCGGGATCCTGCTCGAGGGCCGCCCCCAGGAACTGCTCGCCGGGCAGATAGAGCACGACAAATTCCGGCGCCTGCGCGAACTGGCTCCAATAGGCCTTGAGACTCAACTGATTCATATGGGCGCGTACCTGGGCCGCGTGCCGCCGGAGCCCCTCACACCGTTGGTCCTCCCCGGAGGCTTCATATGCGTCCAGATATCCGTTCAATGCGACCTTGGCATCGACGACGATCTGCCGCCCTCCTGGGAGCTGAACGATCATGTCGGGACGAAGACGTCCGTCTTCCACGGTCACTGATTCCTGTTCGGTGAAATCGCAATGAGCCACCATCCCGGCCAA
It encodes:
- a CDS encoding MazG nucleotide pyrophosphohydrolase domain-containing protein produces the protein MHDAQAMVEAFHRLFDIVCNPVPTAVGDDTRRLRIRLIQEEFNELREAMDSDDLAAVAKELADLLYVVYGTAVSYGIDMDPVFREVHRSNMSKVGGHKREDGKWIKPSTYSPAHIGPILEDLRAEEKLQ
- a CDS encoding type 1 glutamine amidotransferase — protein: MRAVCLQHVPFEGPGAFEQSLARRGVNPERHLVPQDGLPKDSGDLLIVMGGPMSVNDSDPWIAEEAAFVRKVLLAGKPVVGVCLGSQFMAKALGATVRPGKALEIGMTPIRLRPEAKSDPVFRALPDSFEVFEWHGEIFDLPNGCTPLAASDLAPLQAFRYGSHGYGLLFHLEMEQAGIDSLCRECASDLIRAGLTVQQVTATAMPHLPTLHRFADSLIDALLRSAR
- the folK gene encoding 2-amino-4-hydroxy-6-hydroxymethyldihydropteridine diphosphokinase — encoded protein: MSETVYIGFGSNVGDRIGFCERAVTLLSLLPHSRVSGVSLLYETEPVRDGANPGDGWFLNGVVQLETEIAPQSLLSILREIERSLGRDEEDRAGPRTIDLDLLFYGERSIDEPGLTVPHPRLHQRRFVLMPLNELDPLLVHPTIGRTVSRLLADVTDSSEVRLLFPQPSTRYGSRPSCSPPPGS
- a CDS encoding methyltransferase domain-containing protein, which translates into the protein MDLHKIERVYTSYAGVYDRIFGKVFHEGRESAIRNLNVQPHERILEVGVGTGLALPMYPRHCQIVGIDFSEGMLDVAKKRALEHHMDHVTLHRMDAGAMEFEDDSFDTVVAAYVVTAVPDHRKLVNEMIRVCRPGGRIIMLNHFSNGNKVIAAVEKVISPLTKHLGWRTDLALHTVLEGTNLHVTRKQNVNPLHFWALVECVNRKHESGMTHINGTTIFSHNESHATGHTSEEALA
- the panC gene encoding pantoate--beta-alanine ligase is translated as MKIIRTPHAMTLWSNRLRREGVTIGFVPTMGALHEGHRALIRAARLRCDALAVSIFVNPTQFGPQEDLSRYPRPITRDHRLCRTEGVDVCFEPTPSEMYPEGFQSSVTVPKLAGRWEGAARPHHFEGVATVLVKLFSIVRPHHAVFGQKDFQQAALVRRLIVDLNLAIDLEVHPTVREPDGLAMSSRNVYLSPDHRRRASILYRALSAGRQAILNGVRNGRRIERIMRQVMAEDRTVRPEYLAVCDAASLDTLATVAGSAVLLGAARIGRIRLIDNVTVVAPPARPNRKHSRIRVTHVTRSSSDWSD
- a CDS encoding PilZ domain-containing protein, with the translated sequence MKSLCCPNCGTPFVRVASQEGTVERLLGRFNMLPFRCQLCTNRFRAFYPGTRPNTQAFDRREFKRLPASIEAQVLDERQSPFVNRITDISMAGCTLTGTGLAKGAFVELVLRPTSENDEIRIETAMVCSVHPESVGLRFLEVDQVDKQRLSQVVLGLLVSQTNPMMNV
- a CDS encoding LL-diaminopimelate aminotransferase, with the protein product MAGFPIEVANRIKTLPPYLFAAIDKMKQEAMARGVDIINLGIGDPDLPTPGPIIDSLAQAAKNPKHHQYPSYEGMPTFRKAVADWYKRRFNVSLDPANEVLTLIGSKEGIGHIHLAFVDPGDVVLVPSPGYPVYPVGTSFSGGVSHIMPLMKTNGFLPDLSAIPKAVAKKAKLMWLNSPNNPTSVIMTKDYFKRVVEFAQEHHVIVCHDAAYSEIFYDGKRPSSFLEVDGAKDVGVEFHSLSKTYNMTGWRIGFAVGNKDILAGLGKVKSNLDSGVFEAVQAAGITALGLDDSVTDSLRRIYQERRDTLVPGLQALGLEVSPPPAAFYVWVGVPKGYTSASFTAHLLEEAGIVTTPGNGFGAPGEGYIRMTVCTSKERLAEAVERVKKL
- a CDS encoding DNA recombination protein RmuC; the protein is MSRSCAVAETRAAETAKHAEEQRILLSQARQELAESFRALSGEALKHNNEAFLSLARATYETLQTEAKGELAQRQQAIDELVRPLTESLHRYDEQLRALELSRQAAYGGLDQHLKSLAESQQRLKEETGNLVSALRAPVVRGRWGEITLKRVVELAGMVAHCDFTEQESVTVEDGRLRPDMIVQLPGGRQIVVDAKVALNGYLDAYEASGEDQRCEGLRRHAAQVRAHMNQLSLKAYWSQFAQAPEFVVLYLPGEQFLGAALEQDPGLIEDGFAQGVVLATPTTLMALLRAVAYGWRQERLTAHAEEAGRLGKDLYERMAVLAEHLNDVGQALGRGVTAYNKAVGSLETRILPAARRFKELGVASDKDIPLLGPMEVVPRRTVPHDE